The following nucleotide sequence is from Novosphingobium sp. KA1.
CAGGCGCACGCTACTGGGTCTTCCGGCAGGGCGACGGCATGGATGCCGCCACCGGCAGGCAGGACTGGTTCCTGCACGGCCTGTTCGCCTGAAAGCGCCGAAGAAATGGCGACACGCGGGCGAATAATGGCTCGCAGGTACTCAATCACCGTTGGTGAGATTGAATTGAGATAACAGGAGTTTTTCGTTTTGTTTTAGGTCGCATGCTTTAATGCCAGCGACTACCGGGCGCGCCGCATGGGGCATTCTTTTGGGGGGAATATGCAAGCTAGGTGGTACAAGTGGGGTGCGCGTGTTGTACGTTTGCTGCAATTTGGCGCGGCGGGTGTTGCAGCGACGGTTCTCGTCAACTTCCAGCCCGACCTGGTTGTCGGTTTCGCGATCGATGGCCGGAACAGTCCCTGGCAACTCGACGAGCATATGAGTTGCGAGGCCGAACCCGCCTCGCTTGGCAGTCGGCATCCCGGAACAAGTGAATTCGAGGACATCCAGCGCGTGGCGGGCGGAATCCCCATTCTTGCGCGGCTATGTTTGTAATCGCGCGTGTCAGATCAAGGCGAAATGCTGATCCCCGTCAGCGAGGAGGGGAACGGGTGGACCGGCTGGCCCAAGGACAGCCCCGAGGCCATACGGTATGCCCAAGGAATGGCAGCCGGTTTCGATCCAACCTCCGACGTCGATCGGCAGGCTGCCGTGATCGCAGAGAAGCAGTCATATGATATTTGGCGGGAGCGGATTCTGGATACGGTCGGTGTCGCTTTAGCCGTCATAGCCGGAATCGAAGTGTTCTGGCGACTGGCCGCCTGGCTCGTAAACGGCGTTGTCGGCATTCCAAAACGAAAGCAATCCGAGGCCGTCTGATCGGGCTGTTTGCGGCCACAATGTTGAGGCAGCAAAGGGCACAGGACGAAAAAAAAAGCCGGCCACGAGGGCCGGCTTGGAAAGTCTTTGGGAGAGGATGCCTGAAAGGCCCCCGCCATATGTGGACGAACGATCTCGCGGACAAATGCAAGGAATGCAACCAGTGTTGCCCAATTTGATTGCCTTTTGTGAAATTGGCATCAAACGAAGTGCTTAAATCCGGCCCAGCGCGAATATCCGATATGTTCACTAAATGTTCCATTCGTGCTAACAGCAACGAATGGCCGAGTCTCTGCCCAGAAAGATCATCCACGTCGACATGGACGCTTTTTTCGCGTCGGTCGAACAACGCGATGATCCGGCGCTGCGGGGCAAACCTGTGGCTGTCGGCTACTCGGCGGCGCGCGGTGTGGTCGCGGCGGCAAGCTATGAGGCCCGGACCTTCGGCGTGCGCTCGGCGCTGCCTTCCGTCACCGCGAAGCGGCGTTGCCCTGGGCTTATCTTCGTGCCGCCGCGTTTCGATGTTTACAAAGAGGTCTCGCGGCAAATTCATGGGATCTTCGCCGACTATACCGATCTCATTCAGCCGCTCTCGCTCGACGAGGCTTATCTCGATGTGACCGAATGCGTCGCTCAGGGGCGGCGGGGAATTACCACCGCCTGGCTGACCGCCAAGGAAATCCGAGCGCGGATCCTGGAGGAAACGGGCCTCACGGCGTCCGCCGGCATTTCCTACAACAAGTTCCTCGCCAAGCTTGCCTCCGACCAGAAGAAGCCCAACGGCCAGTTCGCTGTGACGCCCGACATGGGCGCCGCCTGGGTAGAGAGCCTGCCGGTGAAGCGCTTCTACGGTGTCGGGCCGGTCACCGCGCGCAAGATGGAGGCGCTCGGGATCGAGACCGGCGCCGATCTTCGTGCCAAGACGCTCAGCTTCCTGCAGGAGCATTTCGGCAGTTCGGCGGAATGGTACTACCAGATTGCACGCGGCATTGACGAGCGACCGGTCAACCCAGACCGGGAACGCAAGTCCTCGGGCAGCGAGACGACCTTCGACCGCGATCTGGTCGCGGATGCGGAAATCGAAGCCGGCGTGCTGGGCCTGGCCGACGACGTGTGGACCTGGTGCGAACGGGCGCAATCCTTTGGGCGGACGGTGACCGTGAAGGTCAAATACGCCGACTTCCAGCAGATCACGCGCAGCAAGACCTTTCCGGCGACCGCGCGCAGTCAGGAGCAGCTGCGTGAAGCAAGCCTCGCACTCGTTCGCCAGGTGCTGCCGACCGAAAAGGGCGTACGCCTCGTTGGTGTGACGGTATCGGCTTCGAGCAACAGGAAGCGGGCGCCGCGCTGCCGCTATTTGCGTGAGACGGCCTTGCTGAAGGGCTGAACAGCCATGCGCTACGCCGAACTCCAATGCGCCTCGCATTTCTCGTTCCTGCGCGGGGCTTCGAGCTGCGAGGAACTGTTCACCACGGCGGCGGCGCATGGGCTTGAGGCGCTTGCCATTACCGACCGCAACAGCCTCGCCGGGATCGTGCGCGCCTACGATGCCGCGCGATCGACGGGCGTCCGCCTCATCGTCGGTTGCCGCCTCGATCTTATCGAAGGGTACTCGCTCCTCGTCTATCCGATGAACCGGACAGGCTATGCCCGCCTTTGCCGCCTCCTCAGCCGGGGCAGGCAGCGGGGCGGGAAGGGCAAGTGCCTCATCGGCTGGGACGATGTGGCGGATCATGCCGAAGGCCTGCTGGCGATTTTACTTCCGGGTGAGATCGAAGAAGCGGACCCTGTAATTGCCCGCTTCGAACGCATCTTCTCGGGCCGGTGCTATCTCGCCCTGACCCTGCATCGCCGGCCCGGCGACCAGATGCGGCTCCATATGCTGTCTAATCTGGCCGCCCGGCACCAAGTGGCGACCGTCGTCACCGGAGACGTGCTCTACCACCATCCCCATCGCCGGGTGCTGCAGGAAGTCATGACCTGTATCCGCCATCGCTGCACGATCGATGAACTCGGCGCGCGGCGCGAAATCAATGCCGACCGTTTCCTCATGTCGCCTGCCGAGATGTACCGTCTCCATGGCCGTTACGAGGCGGCACTGGAGCGCACCATCGAGATCGCCGGGCGCTGCCGCTTCTCTCTCGACGAACTGCGCTATCAATACCCCGAGGAAGCCGCGATTCCCGGCCTGACCTCGCAGCAAGTCCTCGAAAGACTGACCTGGGAAGCGGCCGGAGAGCGCTATCCCGAAGGCCTCCCGAACGAGGTGGCTAGGCTGCTGCGGCACGAACTCTCGCTCATCGGCGAACTTGGCTATGCGCCGTACTTCCTGACGGTCAATTCGATCGTCCGCTTCGCGCGCAGCCGTGAAATCCTGTGCCAGGGCAGAGGCTCGGCAGCCAACAGCGCGGTCTGCTACGTGCTCGGCATCACCTCGATCGATCCTGCGCGCTCCGACCTGCTGTTCGAACGCTTCATCAGCCAGGAGCGCAGGGAACCGCCCGACATCGACGTCGACTTCGAGCACGAGCGGCGTGAAATCGTCATGCAGTGGGTCTTCGAGACTTATGGCCGTAATCACGCAGCCCTCTGCTCGACGGTCATCCGCTACCGCGCCAAGGGCGCCATCCGCGATGTCGGGAAGGCGCTCGGCCTCTCCGAAGACCTCATCAAGTCGCTGTCCGGTCAGATGTGGGGCTGGAGCGAGGACGGAGTTGAGGACCGCCACGTCAAGGAATTGAACCTCAATCTCGGTGATCGGCGGCTGCGGCTCGCGATCGACCTTGCGCGCGAGCTGATCGGGACGCCCCGGCATCTGTCGCAGCATCCGGGCGGCTTCGTGCTCACGCATGATCGGTTAGACGAACTGGTTCCGATCGAGCCGGCGGCCATGCCGGACCGTCAGGTTATCGAATGGGACAAGGACGATATCGACATCCTGAAGTTCATGAAGGTCGATTGCCTTGCCCTCGGCATGCTGACCGCCATGAAGCGCGGCTTCAACTTTCTCAGCCAGCACAAGGGCATCGAGATGGATTTGAGCTCCATCCCGCCCGAAGACCCGCGCACTTATGCCATGATCCGCGCAGCCGATACGCTCGGCGCCTTCCAGATCGAAAGCCGCGCGCAGATGGCGATGTTGCCGCACATCAAGCCGCGCACCTTCTACGATCTCGTCATCGAAGTTGCGATCGTCCGGCCCGGGCCGATCCAGGGCGACATGGTCCATCCCTATCTGCGACGGCGCGCGGGCAAGGAGCCGGTCCATTACCCCAAGCCCGAACTTGAAAAGGTCCTCGGCAAGACTCTCGGCGTGCCGCTGTTCCAGGAGCAGGCCATGCGCGTCGCGATCGAGTGCGCGGGCTTCACGCCGACCGAGGCTGACCAGCTGCGCCGTGCCATGGCGACATTCAAGTTCACCGGCGGCGTCTCCAAGTTCAAGGAGAAGCTCGTCGCCGGCATGACCGAGCGCGGCTACACCGCAGAGTTCGCCGAGAAGACCTTCGGCCAGTTGGAAGGATTCGGGAGCTACGGGTTTCCCGAGAGCCATGCCGCAAGCTTCGCGCTGATTGCCTATGCGTCTTGCTGGCTCAAGTGCTGGCATCCCGATGTCTTTTGCGCGAGCCTGCTCAATGCACAGCCCATGGGCTTTTATGCTCCCGCGCAGATCGTAGCGGATGCCAAGGCGCACGGCGTCGAGGTGCGGCCGGTCTGCGTCAATGCCTCGCGTTGGGATTGTACTCTCGAGCCCACCGCGAGCAGCGGCGAAGATGATCGCTTCGCCGTGCGCCTCGGCATGCGCATGGTCAAAGGGCTCGCAGAGGCAGATGTGGCAAGGATTGTCGCCGCGCGGGCGGATCAGCCTTACACGAGCGTCGAGGAGCTGTGGCGCCGGGCCGATGTTCCGGCCACCGCCCTTGGCAAACTTGCCGAGGCCGATGCCTTTCGTGCCTCGCTGCGGCTGGCGAGGCGCGAAGCATTATGGGCGATCAAGGCGCTGCGCGATGAGCAATTGCCTCTCTTCGCGGCGGCCGAGGCGCGCGGGGATGGCTTCATCCACGAGATAGTCGAGCAACCCGTTCTGCTGCGCGCCATGACGGAGGGTAGGGAAGTGGTCGAGGACTACAGTCAAGTTGGTCTGACGCTCAGGCGTCATCCGGTCGCCTTCCTTCGCCATGACCTGGACGCCAGGAAGATTGCGCCCTGCCGTTCGCTCGAGACCATTCGCGACGGACGCCGTATCTCACTTGCCGGGCTCGTGCTGGTGCGCCAGCGGCCGGGGTCTGCCAAGGGTGTGCTCTTCATCACCATCGAGGACGAGACGGGCATCGCCAACCTCATCGTCTGGCCGCGCATGTTTGAGGAGAACCGCCGGATCGTTATGGGCGCGCGGATGCTCGGCGTCGAGGGCGTGGTTCAGCGTGAGGGGGAGGTAATCCACGTGATCGCCCGGAAGCTCACCGATCTCACGCCGCTGCTATCGGGTGTAGGGCGCGAGCGGGGCGGCACTCACGACGCGTTCCCGCTGCCTTTCGGGCGCGGTGATGGCGCGAAGAATGGCGGTGGGCCAGACCCGCGCGATCCGGTCGAGAAGCATCCTGCTGCCCGCAACATTCTGATCCCTTTATGCCGAACTCGGCATAAGGGATCTTATGCCGAGCCCGAGGTTATGCCGAACCCTCTGCAAAAATCGCGGGATTTCCGCTGATCTCGTAGCCAACCATTCGGCATAGTCGCGCGGTGTCGGGCCAGCTTTTCAGCGCGGTGGAGCGATGGCAATTGCCGAATGGTCTGTGGTGGCATCGACCGGGATGCCTGCCTCCTTCCGTTCGGAGTAACGATCCACTAGCTGCGCTGCGTGCGGCCGCATCAGCACGGTGAAGCGCACCAGTTCCTCCATCACATCGACGATGCGCTCGTAATAGCTCGACGCCCGCATCCGGCCGTCCTCGTCAAACTCCTTGTAGGCCATCGCCACCGAGGACTGGTTGGGGATCGTGAACATCCGCATCCAACGCCCCAGCAGGCGCAGCGAATTGACGGCGTTGAACGATTGCGAGCCGCCGGACACCTGCATGACCGCAAGCGTTCGCCCTTGCGTCGGCCGCATCCCGCGCATCTGGAGCGGCAGATGATCAATTTGCATCTTCATGATGCCGCTGATCTGGCCGTGGCGCTCGGGGCTGCACCAGACCATGCCTTCCGACCACAACGCGTGCTCGCGCAGCTCATGCACAGCAGGGTGATCGTCTCCTGCTACCTGATCGGGCAGCGGCAGGTCACTGGGGTCGAAGATCCGCGTCTCAGCGCCGAAGAATTGCAGCAGGCGCGCCGCCTCTTCCACGGCGAGGCGCGAAAACGAGCGCTCTCGCAGCGAGCCGTAGAGCAGCAGAATGCGCGGAGGCGGTTGGTCCGGGCCAAGGCCAGAGGCGGGACGAGCCAACGCGAAAGCCTTGTCCAAAGCAGGAAGATGATCGGGGGCGGCGAGTTTGCGCAGTCTCATGCGGAAATACCTTTCTCGTACCAGGGGCGAGTCCGCTTCACCAAGGCGACGATCGACAGCATCACCGGCACTTCGACCAGCACGCCTACGACCGTTGCCAGCGCGGCGCCGGAACTGAGGCCAAAGAGGCTGATGGCAGCGGCCACAGCCAGTTCGAAGAAGTTGGAGGCGCCGATCAGAGCCGAAGGACCGGCAACGCACCATGCCACGCCGAAACGGCGGCTGAGCCAATAGGCGATGCCGGCATTGAGATAGACCTGAAACAGGATCGGGACGGCAATCAGCGCGATTACCAGCGGTTGCCGGATGATCTGCTCGCCCTGAAAGCCGAACAGTAGCACCAGCGTCAGCAGCAGGCTGGCAAGGCTGATCGGGCCGATGGCGGACAGGAAATGCTGAAGGCGCTGCTCACCCCCGCAAAGGAGGGCTCGGCGGAGCAGTTGCGAGATGACCACCGGGACGACGATGTAGAGGCCCACCGAAAGCGCCAGCGTGTTCCACGGCACGGTGATCGATGCCACACCGAGCAACAACCCGACGAGCGGCGCGAAGGCAAAGACCATGATCAGGTCGTTCAGCGCGACCTGGCTCAAGGTGTAGTTCGGCTCGCCCTCGACGAGGTTGGACCAGACGAAGACCATCGCGGTGCAAGGCGCTGCAGCCAGAAGGATCAGTCCGGCAATGTAGGATGACGATGCGCCTTCAGGCAGCATCGGCGCGAACAGATAGCCGAGAAAGAACGTGCCGAGCAGCGCCATCGAAAATGGCTTGATCGCCCAGTTCACCACAAGGGTGACGCCGATACCGCGCCAGTGCTGCCGAAGGCTATGGAGCGCGCCGAAATCGACCCGCAGCAGCATCGGAATGATCATCAGCCAGATCAGCCCCGCCACCACGAGGTTGACGTTGGCGATCTCCAGCGCTGCGATCGCCTCGAAGGCACCGGGGAGCAAATGGCCGAGACCGATCCCGATCACGATGCACAGGGCGACCCACAGCGAGAGATAACGTTCGAACAGCGACATGGTCGTCAGTCCTTCCCGGAAGCAACAGGCGCGGTCGCGGTGCCTCCGCCCAAGGCGATCTGCATGTAAACCGTGTCGAGCCAGCGGCCGGCCTTCCAGCCCATGCCGGTCAAGCGCCCTGCGTGCTCAAAACCGCAGGAACCGTGGAGAGCTACCGAGGCAGGTTCCGCCCCGCCGATGACTGCAACCATGCGGCGGAACCCGTGAGCCTCGGCGGCTTCCAGCAGGGCCTTGAGCAGCAATTTGCCGATGCCCCCGCCCCGCCGGTCATGCGCCACGTAGATGCTGTTCTCGGATGATCTGCCCCCCGCTGAGTGGCCCAGAGACTATGATAGTCTGGACCACGAAAGGGACGATGAATGCCGAGCAAGAAGCACAAGCCGGAAGAGATTATCGGCAAGCTGCGTGAAGCTGAGATTGTGCTGGCGCAGGGAGCCTCGACAGCAGAGGCGTGCCGCCGGATCGCAGTCAGCGAGCAGACATACTATCGCTGGCGCAAGGAATATGGCGGCCTGAAGACCGACCAAGCGCGGCGGATGAAGGATCTGGAGAAAGAGAACCAGCGGCTACGCCGGGCGATTTCGGATCTGACGTTGGACAAGCTGATCTTGCAGGAAGCTGCCAAGGGAAACTTCTAAGCCCCGCGCGGCGGCGGCGCTGCATCGATCAGTTGCGACAAGATTTGCCGATCCGGGTGTCCGAGCGACGGATATGCCGGGTGCTAGGGCAGCATCGATCGACACAGCGCAAGGTGCCGCGTGGGGCGGATGACGAACAGGCGCTCACGGAGGACATCGTCGCGTTGGCGAAGCAATATGGTCGCTATGGCTACCGCCGGGTGACGGCGTTGCTGTGCCATGCTGGGTGGACGGTGAACCACAAACGGGTCGAGCGGATATGGCGACGCGAAGGACTGAAGGTCCCGCTGCGCCAGCCCAAACGGGGACGCCTGTGGCTCAACGACGGATCATGTATCCGCCTACGGCCTGAGTATCCCGGGCATGTGTGGGCCTACGACTTCGTCGAAGGGCGCACGCACGATGGCCGCAAGTTCCGGATCCTGACCATCATCGATGAGGCCAGCAGGGAGTGCCTGGCACTCATCGTTGCCCGGCAGCTCAAACACGAGGATGTGCTGGCGGCGCTGGCTGACCTGTTCATTTCTCGCGGTCCTCCGGTACATATACGGTCCGACAACGGAAGCGAATTTATCGCGACCGCCGTCCAGAAATGGCTGGGGCAGATCGGCGTGACGACGCTCTACATCACGCCGGGATCACCATGGGAGAATGGCTATAACGAAAGCTTCAATGGATCGCTTCGCGACGAACTGCTCAACGGCGAGATCTTCTACAGCCTTGCTGAGGCCAAGGTGCTGATCGAGGCATGGCGGCGGCATTACAACACCGTTCGCCCTCACAGCAGCTTGGGCTACCGACCGCCGGCACCGGAAACGGCGACACCGCCATATCCGGCCTCCGGTTCCGCTTCGCTCCACCTCCGTCCGAATATGGCGGCGATGGGCTTAATCCACTAACAAACCAATCGGTCCACTCGGTGGGGGCAGAACAGCGCGGGTGTTCCTTGAACTACCGGACGGCACCTATCACCCTGGGATGTTCGTAGCGTCGTTGCAAGATGCATTGCGCCTAGTGCTGGAATACGGGCTTAGTGTTCCCCGCGCCTTCGTCACCCTGCACGATGAAGTCATCCTCGACGTGAAGGACGGCGTGCTTGATTTTCCTGCGGATGCGAAATCGCTCTTCGACGAGGCGAAGGCGTGTTTCCCCTCTTGGAACACCAAGTGGCTAGAGGCTGGGAACCTGGGGAGGTGGACGAGAAGCCGGTCCGCGAAGCTCACCTACGCGGCGCGGGCTTATGCAGAGGCAAGCGGTTTTGATGGCTCGACGCCCGAGGCATATGAGCATCCGGTAAACAGAATCGAACACGAGCTTCAGTCGGTTGCAGCGCAATTCGGGTTGAACCTGTACCAGTTCGGGTATCAGGCGCCGGGTGTGGTGTGCGCCGAGTTGGAGCGCTTCGACGACCGCCAACCGACGCCTGGTCAGTATAAGTCTCGAGATGAAGGTAATTCGGAAACGGCGCCGTCTGAGATGGCGGCTTTTAAAGGCGGACAAGCGGAATTCCGATTTGGATCGCAAGGCGCATCAGAGGGTGAGGACCACAGGAGTAATCAAGCTGACGGCGGCCGAGCAGAAAGATTGCCATCCAAACCTCCAATTGCGCGAATTTGGTGGGGCGTGCTTCTCGTAGTGCTGCTTGCCATAGGAAGCCCTTGGAGCCCAGGTGAGTTCGATAAAAGCATCTCAAGAATTGTTATGATCCCAATTTATGGGAGCATGGCGGCAGCCGCTGCGCTCCTGTACTGGGCATTGTCCTCAATATATCCTGAGGGCGCGCGAAGTGCTTCTGACAGCGATGATCTTTGGTCCAGCGACGAATTCGGCCTCCAAAATTGGCGCGATGGCAAAGTGCCAAGATACATGGATGAAACCGATCCAGCATCTGGCCCTCTGTGGGAGGGCAATCTGCTGCATGAGCAGGTAACGAAAGATCAGGCCGAACGAACTCTGCATTAATCCTTGCGCCGGCGGTATTTCGGATCGTCGTCACCGACGCCATGGTCTAAATCGGTCGAAAGCCGTCCAGTCTGCAAGACAGAGTACTGTTCAAGCGAGCCAAAAAGCGAAGTCGGATCGTAGACAGAATGGCCAGAAGCGGCCTCGCCGAGGTATTCGTTCCGGAGCCCACCTCTACCCAACATGCCGTCGGAGAGCGCCTGACTGAAGGCTTGTTCGGGGTTTTGTCTACGCGCTGCTGCCTGTTCTGCGTTGGCGATCGCCGAGCGAACATCATAATTCACGATGTCGATGGTTCCCGACGCGGCGATCCCTGTCCCATTGCTCTCACGGCCATCGACGCCGAGTTGCAGACTGGAACGGCCGGTTGAAGATTGGCTTCGTTTCTGCCCTCTCTCTTCACGAACCGCTGGGCCGCTGCTTGCTTCGTGGCTTGAGGCACTGCCGCCGATCCCCACGCCCCATGAGTTGCTGATGGTCGTCCTTTTATCTGCGCTGCGCGTGAGACTTCGTTGCCAGCCGGTCTGAGCCATCACTGCCTGGAGATCGCGTTGCAGGGTGTCCGCGACTTGGGGCTTGAGACGCCACTCACCCTTGCGGTCCATTTCGAAGCCGCCTCTGAGCCAGTTGGCGAGCATCTCCTTGCCTTCCGGGCCGCCGCCCATGAAATGCTCGATCGTGTCGGGGCCGGCCTGCTTGCCCGCTTCGAAGCGGGTGCTGGTGTCCGATCGGGCCGATTGGGCGAAGCCGGTGGCGCTGGATACCAGCATGTCGTTATCGGCGAGGCTGAGGCGCGCGGTACCGCCATTGGCAATGGCGCCAAGCTGGCTCTCATTGATGAGACCGGCCTTCCAGAACGCGGCGGCGGTTTTCGGTGACAGGTTCATGCTGAAATCGCCGTTCTGCTCCATCGCGATCTGACGCTTGGTGAGCCGAATGCCGTTGGCCGCCAGCAATCCTTGCATGCGGGTAAGGCGCTCATTGTCGACGATCGAAGTGAGGCGCCGGTTACGAGCACGATCGCCGATGCCGGCCGCGCCGCCTTCGTCCATGTCCTCACGGTTGCCGACGGTTTGGCTGAGCGTGTTGATGAAGCTGTCGAGCCGTGCCGCCTCGCGCACCGATGCGCCTGCGGCATAAGCGCCTTGCGCGAAGCCTTCGTTATCGGCTTCGCGTCGCTGCTCGCCGATCCGCGCCGAGCTGCGGGTGCCGTCGAGACCGACCTCGCGCTGAGCATCGAGCTTGCCGGCGCGCTCGGCAAAATCATATTGGGCTGTCTCGCGCGTGCGTCCATAGACGCTGCTTCCCTCGCGAGCGGCTTCAGCACCGGCGCCATCCGCCGTGCCGACCTGGACAGCCGCGTTGTAGCTCTCGAGCGCGCGGAGGACTTGTGCTTCGCTGCGCCCCGTCGAGTGCGCGAGTTGAGTGATCGCCGTGCTGCGTGCCTCGCCGGACAGGGCATTGATAAAGCCTACGCGGCGAGCCGTTTCGGCCACGCCGAGGCCCAGCTGGCCCGCTGCCTGCCGCTGTCCGTGGTTCGATCCCGTGCGCCAGTCCTGCTCGGTCGCGACATTGCCGCGCTCTGTTTGGGCCACGCGTTTTCCAGCGTGGTCGCGGCGGCCCTGCATGGCGCCGACCTGGATTTGGGCATTGGTCAGATCGTTCGCGAGGAGCTGCTGCTGATCATAGGCATTGGCGATGAGCTTGGCGAACGTCGGATCGGTCTGCGCCTCGGCGATGACGCCGGTGGCTTTAAGCTGCGCGTCGTTTGGCGAGTAGCCCGCGCGTTCGAAGTGGCGCGTCGCCGTCTGCATCATCATGCCGTAAGCGCGCTGGTCACCAAACGCCCGCCACTGAATGAGGTTCTGAGAGAAGGCGGCGAAGGTCTTCTCTCCTGTTTGGCCAACGCCGAAGTAGCCGGTTCCGATGGAACGCAGCGTGTCCTTCTCGGCGAATTGGTGGATGGCGCCGGTGGCGGCGTTGGCTTCAACGGCCCGTGCCGTTGCCGGATCGGAAAGGTCCTTACCTGCAAGGGCCGGGGCGAGGCTGCCGAGTTGCTGGGCCCCTTCGATCCCGCCGAGCGCGAAAGCGGTTGACCCGCGTGCGCCCGGGCTTTCACCGAGGACATGGCCTGCTTCGCCGAACGCCCGATTGGTCTGGAAGGAAGCGCGCTCGCCGAAGTCGCCGAAGCTAGAGGAGGCTGCGCGGCGGGAGCCTGTCCCCAGCGCCGACGCTTGTGCTTCGAGCGCCGAGGCCTGGCCTTCCGCCGTCGCCATTGGCGAGGCCGCTGCTGTTCCTTGCCCGGCAATGCCAAGCGATCCCGAGGTGAACGCGGAGAACACGTTTCCGCTGAAGCGGAAGACCGTGAAGACGAAGGCACCCGCAAGACCGGCGGCAGCGGTGCGGAACGTGCCGAAGATGGCGAGCGCCTTCATGGCGGCGGACGGCGCCAGCAGCCAGGCATTGGCGGCAAGGTTCTTCGATCTCAGCTCCGCTAGGCTCGCGATCGCGCGGCCAAGCGTGAGCTGGTAAATTCCGGCATCGATCACACCCCAGAGCGCCACGAAAACGAACATGCCCAGCGCAAAGCTTGCGACCCTGAGATTGATCGGCGTGAGAACGAATAGGAGCGCGATCGGTATCATGAAAAGCATGATCCCGAAGACCGTCGCGCGGATCGTCGGCATCCATTCGTTGGCGACCGACATGGTGGCAAGGCCATTCGAGGTCACTGCCCGGTTGGCCAGCGCCCTGCCGGCGCCGGCAGGAGAATCCTCGAAAAGAACGTCCCCGACGCTCTGGGCCAGAAGCGTGTGCGTGAAGAGGGCCTGGGCGGTCAGCGGGCGGTCCAGCATCATCTGGCCGAGGTCGCCGATTTGCTCCCTGCATCGATTGAGCTGTTGGGCATCACTTGTGTCGTAGCCGGTCTGCGCACAGACCTGTTTGCTGTAGGGCTCGAAGAGCCCCGGATCGGACAGACGGTCGGCGATATGATCCCAGGCCTCGGTGCAGCTGACCGTGCTGCCGCCCTTGTTGCCCTCGGTATAGATCGTCGAGAAGGTAGCCGGGCCGGCCATGGCCGCAAAGGAGGCGGGCAGGTCGGTGCTGGTGCGCAGCAGCTGATCATCGTCGATACCGTAGGCGGCCGACACGCGCGCTACCGGGTAGCATTGGCGCACGTAGTCCTTGATCGTCGCATCGAGGAAGGTGTCGGTCATCGGGCCGCGCGGGCTCACGGCGTTGAGGAAGAGGTCAAAGCTGTGGCCGCCGGCCCCGAATTCCAGCTTGGCACTCGGATCAAGCGTGTTGTCGTCGATCGTTTCGACAAGTGCGCGCTCCATCATGTTGCTGGCCCCGGCGACGAGGACGAGCAGGTTGGGAACGCCGCCCACCGCCTGGTAGGCATTGCGGACACGGTCGTAGACATGGACCGTTCCGGTCGAGGCGATCAGGCCGACGAACACCCCGACCCCGAAAAGGATCTGGAATCCGAAAGCCACAAGGCCCATGCCCGAGCCGCGGATGCTGGCGATGACGGCTCCGAGTGCAATCCCGACCGTTGCAACGATGAGCACCAGCGTTTCGTAACGGGGATCGCCAAAGATCATCGAAACGAGGCGGAAAGCATCCACCGTCTCGGCAAAGCCATCGTACGTGTGGAAGCTCGCGTCGATGGCCATGGCCGGCGCAGGTGTCAGGAGGTGGGCGGCGGCAAGGAGAGGGGCGGCGCGGCGGCAATTGTGTCCCATGACGGCTACTCGCGCCGGGCCGCGGCGCCCGCCGCGTCGCGCGCATCGCGGTCCCGCTCCCGCAGCAGGCCCGCATAGTTGGCAGAAAGGTTGGCGGCCGACAGGGCTGCCATGTAGCTCTGGCGCATCTGCGCACGCTGGC
It contains:
- the dinB gene encoding DNA polymerase IV, whose translation is MAESLPRKIIHVDMDAFFASVEQRDDPALRGKPVAVGYSAARGVVAAASYEARTFGVRSALPSVTAKRRCPGLIFVPPRFDVYKEVSRQIHGIFADYTDLIQPLSLDEAYLDVTECVAQGRRGITTAWLTAKEIRARILEETGLTASAGISYNKFLAKLASDQKKPNGQFAVTPDMGAAWVESLPVKRFYGVGPVTARKMEALGIETGADLRAKTLSFLQEHFGSSAEWYYQIARGIDERPVNPDRERKSSGSETTFDRDLVADAEIEAGVLGLADDVWTWCERAQSFGRTVTVKVKYADFQQITRSKTFPATARSQEQLREASLALVRQVLPTEKGVRLVGVTVSASSNRKRAPRCRYLRETALLKG
- a CDS encoding error-prone DNA polymerase, whose product is MRYAELQCASHFSFLRGASSCEELFTTAAAHGLEALAITDRNSLAGIVRAYDAARSTGVRLIVGCRLDLIEGYSLLVYPMNRTGYARLCRLLSRGRQRGGKGKCLIGWDDVADHAEGLLAILLPGEIEEADPVIARFERIFSGRCYLALTLHRRPGDQMRLHMLSNLAARHQVATVVTGDVLYHHPHRRVLQEVMTCIRHRCTIDELGARREINADRFLMSPAEMYRLHGRYEAALERTIEIAGRCRFSLDELRYQYPEEAAIPGLTSQQVLERLTWEAAGERYPEGLPNEVARLLRHELSLIGELGYAPYFLTVNSIVRFARSREILCQGRGSAANSAVCYVLGITSIDPARSDLLFERFISQERREPPDIDVDFEHERREIVMQWVFETYGRNHAALCSTVIRYRAKGAIRDVGKALGLSEDLIKSLSGQMWGWSEDGVEDRHVKELNLNLGDRRLRLAIDLARELIGTPRHLSQHPGGFVLTHDRLDELVPIEPAAMPDRQVIEWDKDDIDILKFMKVDCLALGMLTAMKRGFNFLSQHKGIEMDLSSIPPEDPRTYAMIRAADTLGAFQIESRAQMAMLPHIKPRTFYDLVIEVAIVRPGPIQGDMVHPYLRRRAGKEPVHYPKPELEKVLGKTLGVPLFQEQAMRVAIECAGFTPTEADQLRRAMATFKFTGGVSKFKEKLVAGMTERGYTAEFAEKTFGQLEGFGSYGFPESHAASFALIAYASCWLKCWHPDVFCASLLNAQPMGFYAPAQIVADAKAHGVEVRPVCVNASRWDCTLEPTASSGEDDRFAVRLGMRMVKGLAEADVARIVAARADQPYTSVEELWRRADVPATALGKLAEADAFRASLRLARREALWAIKALRDEQLPLFAAAEARGDGFIHEIVEQPVLLRAMTEGREVVEDYSQVGLTLRRHPVAFLRHDLDARKIAPCRSLETIRDGRRISLAGLVLVRQRPGSAKGVLFITIEDETGIANLIVWPRMFEENRRIVMGARMLGVEGVVQREGEVIHVIARKLTDLTPLLSGVGRERGGTHDAFPLPFGRGDGAKNGGGPDPRDPVEKHPAARNILIPLCRTRHKGSYAEPEVMPNPLQKSRDFR
- the arsH gene encoding arsenical resistance protein ArsH, coding for MRLRKLAAPDHLPALDKAFALARPASGLGPDQPPPRILLLYGSLRERSFSRLAVEEAARLLQFFGAETRIFDPSDLPLPDQVAGDDHPAVHELREHALWSEGMVWCSPERHGQISGIMKMQIDHLPLQMRGMRPTQGRTLAVMQVSGGSQSFNAVNSLRLLGRWMRMFTIPNQSSVAMAYKEFDEDGRMRASSYYERIVDVMEELVRFTVLMRPHAAQLVDRYSERKEAGIPVDATTDHSAIAIAPPR
- the arsB gene encoding ACR3 family arsenite efflux transporter, whose product is MSLFERYLSLWVALCIVIGIGLGHLLPGAFEAIAALEIANVNLVVAGLIWLMIIPMLLRVDFGALHSLRQHWRGIGVTLVVNWAIKPFSMALLGTFFLGYLFAPMLPEGASSSYIAGLILLAAAPCTAMVFVWSNLVEGEPNYTLSQVALNDLIMVFAFAPLVGLLLGVASITVPWNTLALSVGLYIVVPVVISQLLRRALLCGGEQRLQHFLSAIGPISLASLLLTLVLLFGFQGEQIIRQPLVIALIAVPILFQVYLNAGIAYWLSRRFGVAWCVAGPSALIGASNFFELAVAAAISLFGLSSGAALATVVGVLVEVPVMLSIVALVKRTRPWYEKGISA